Within the Osmerus eperlanus chromosome 10, fOsmEpe2.1, whole genome shotgun sequence genome, the region TTGCTCCAGTTTCAATCATTGTCATATCTGTCcacaataaataataacaatCCACTGTATCCATCCATATTTTCAGTTCAGTCTTCATCAGAGCAGGCCGGTGCCATGGAATAGACTAGGAAAAGAAGGTCTGCCCTTACGGGCAACAGAGGGTGGCCTGGCTTCACAACTTCAAAGCCCATGTAGTGGAAAGTTCTGGTAAGAACGGCTGGAACACAGACAAAATGGAGTGTCACTGCaatttcctgtatattttattatGTACCATGGGTTAAAGTGTTCAGTAAACCATTATTACTAGAGTCTGTTTACTGCAATAAATGTTGATAGAAATGCACATACATCGATCCTCCCTGCTTTTGGAGAACCAAAGAAACACGTGGCTGACTCCCAACTCCTCCTCTGCAAACTCGAGAAGACTGGTTAGACTGAAAAGAGAGAATAGGAAGGGATGAGTGAATATTAGACTCATCTTCATTTTCATTCCAATCTACAACGCTGTATTTCCTTCTTCAACAGAACTGATACTCAATCATTTTACAGTTTAAAGTTATTTAAATGTAGAGATGCCCTTTTACATTAAGTCTTAGACTTAGAGGATCATAATTACATTCTGACTATAAAAAGCATTTGCATGTCATGTAGGTCCTTACCCTTCTTTACTACCCTCTGGGAGAGTGCCTGGGATTTCCAGGAAGAGGTTATCTGCAGTCACCACCGTCTTCCAGCATACACTATGGTGCTCGCTCAGCCAGTAGTTAAAGTATAGGATGGGAAAGACTCCATGCACAGAAGTCACCTGAGTCACCGTCAACCTACCATCCTGAAGAAAGTCCCAATTTATTACCCACAAATATGATTCATTATTGGTAACATCCTTTTATTATGTTTTATATTCTTTCTATTCAACTAGGCACGTCAAATTAGCTCATCCACCTTAGCACACTCTGAGATGATGGGATTGCCAATATTCTTAATCTTTTCTAAACAATGATGATTGATGACGAGCATTTGATAAATGTTCCACTTCAGAGACAAATCGCATTGAATCAATTATTCTGAGCCAATTATCCTACTTGAGGCCTCTTGTTTAGTTACTCTTCTCTCTTACCCAGTCAGCCATGTTTTACATCACAATTCCCATGCTTCAAAGCTGTCTGAGGGTGCCAATCAAGTAATGGAATGCTAAACCTTGGATTTATATAATGTGGTTTAGTTTCTTTCTAGGCCAGATTATCTTGAATGCCAGATATAGTGACCCATATTCCCCaatacacatgcacaaaacTATTTGACTCCATTTTCATGTAATTGGTCTTATAAGCATTAATTTGTAATGGAATTGTATTTTAACATTCACCCAACTTATGGGTTTTCTtgaccaatttttttttaaataaaatgttacaCCAAGCTATAAAAAAGACACAAGTAAAGAAATGTACATTGTGGAGGAGCTTTTGGAGAGGAGGATCCCTTCCAGTCCCTCTCCCACCCGGGATCTTCAGCTGTGGGTGAGGGACATCAGGAGCACCACAGaggccccggggcctcttctTTGGGGAAGCAAATATTGGCCTTAAGCAACAACGCCACAGGGCTGGAATGACAATAAAGAGTAGACATAAGGCCTAGAATagattttttatgtattttcattttaagCACACATGGGCAGCACACAGATTGTAAATTGCAAAAATAAGTGTTCGCTGTTTTTAATTTGTTAAAATGTTACTGGTAAGATGTCCAGTCATTGTTTGATTTATCCAATAACTGATTTTGATTTAGGACGATTTGTTTATCAAATATGTAATATAAAAAACAGCATGTTTCTTTTCATGGTATGGTTCCCAACCATGGCTTTTCAATAGCCATGGTTGGGAAACATGCATCCTAAGATTATACAAAACTTCCACGGAACGGAGAAGACCCAAATACTTACATTATTTCTCAAATTTTTATAATTTACATCGCGCAGAGTGAGTGGGGGATTTTTCCACTGTCAAGCAAGAGCGGTTTTGAAGTGTCTTATATAACGTCCTCTTGGGAGCATTCGCATAGAGCAGCGGTTGTGTAACAGAGAGAGATCGGGTGGCAGAGATTGTGCTGAGACATGAATTCTCCTATGACCTTTCTCTGCGCAAGACTAGTCTTATAATTGTGTGGGGTAGATTTTCGTGAGAAACGTGATATTTTGGACTGTGACTTTGAATGAATAAAGTGGTTGGCTTTTCTTAAAAATTGCTTACATGTCTTTATTGACATTGAGTCTGAGAGGTGTGTTTATGTTCTATTATTATTGTATAACTTGTTTTGTCCTATCTCCACTGTTTGTAAATCATGTGAAGCCATTCAAATGCAAGAAATTGATAAGCTAAGTTAAAGTTCAATGCATTCGACAACTATTTGCTTTTAAAATAAGACACTTTTTTTAATATTCCATTTTATATTCCATTTCTATTTGTTTTACAACATAAGGTAAtaataaacaacataacatcaaCCATATGTTGAACATATGTAACAAATAGGCTATTCTTGTCGGGCATATTTTGGAGCCTTATTGGAGCTATTATAGATAATATAGGCTAACTGTAATAGCTACTGTAATATATCATATAGGCCGATATTATATTAGTATACCTCAACGTCCATTAGGCCAACCAATTCATCGTTTTAAAATGGTGTTGACAATATGAACTTTTGCAAATCAAACAGTTCTGGTAGCATTAATGGTGAATTCTACTATCAATAGGAAGTTTTGGTGATACCTGTTCAACACGTCTAAGACATCCATTTGTGGTCTGCAAAGTCTTACCTTTCCTCAGTATCCAGCATTATTTTCAGAGAATGAACAGCAATGTCCCTACAACCGAAACAATAGCCTAACTATTTAGCAAAAGTTCGACAGAAAAATTCACCATCCGTGAGGTGCACACGATGTGCACACAGTGACGTATCTTTCAGACAAGTGCAGCAGAGGAGAAAAGGCTATAGGGAGAGGATAGACAGCGTTAAATCCAGAACATACAGCCACAACAGTATGTGCCTGGTCTCTGGTCTATTTAAATCGTTCATGCTTACTTTGAGTCGCATGCGTTAACACGTCATTATCGCTGGACGTTGTTTTTCCGATCACCAAATTATACAGTAACAAATGTCCCCTAAAATCTATTATTTGCATTACAGCATTTTTATCACTTGTAAGTACCGTAGCGTACCGTACCGTAGCGGCTATGTTTAGATACGAGAATTTTTTTCTGCCATGTACTGTTATGTGTGTAGCACAGATTTTAACTGCGGAGACCTCACCCGTGGAACGCTTCAGACTCTTCCAAAGACAGTTGAAGAAGTCCCTCATTCTAAATGGGATCAAATAAGGGCCAAATATATTTCGCTGTACGATCTGACGATCTGTAGAAAATGTTTGCATCAGTAAATTCAGTAAATTGCGTCTGTAAAAATGTTTTggtaaaaaacacacacaaattatttTTACAGATACAAAACCTTTTAGAAATGCAAAAAATATTTCTACAGatgcaaatgaataaataaatccaGATGCAAAACTTTTCTACAAATGCTAAATATATTTGACGGATGTCAGTGTGGAAAGGTTACTGCATATTTTGTCTTAGGGGATGTAACAACTAAGTCTTAAGAATGTTGTGGTGGTGTGAGTAGGCTACAGGCAGTGGATTTAATTAGTGGTTTTATTCTCCATTCTTGTATTCCGTCTATGGCATTATATGTCTATTTATTTTGTTAATCCTTTCCATTTATCtctcacttttcttttttttccgttACGTTGATATACCCTGACATTGACTCACTGACCAGTAGGTGGCGGTATGTACCTTCTCAGCTGGCTGTGCTCGGCTAATTAAATCAAAGTAATAACTTTCCTTAGGTATCCCAATTTGAAATGAAAAATGCATAGTTCTTCGTGATTATTGTCTTGTTTGGACGGTTGTTTATATTTTAGTTTATTGTTATGAAttttattattgtgtgtgtgtcgtttatAACACACAACCTTACGTTTTGTTGCAGGCACAAATACACTATTGTACTGTAAGATAAGTAGTAGATACTCAtctttcattcattattttacaGTGATCATAATGTGTAATACGTTTCATCTATACCCCTGTgtcttacactgagaacacagggggaacatatTTCCCTGGAGCGAggcccccctgtatattacagtctggacatgtataaagcaatacagtgatgttggtgatgtatgttactatgatcattatgtataacaaGTTTAATCTATAcaccagtcttttacactgggaacagggggaacagatttccccgGAGGCGCGAGgaaagtggttcccccccctgtatattacagCCTGATGATTTTGGACGCAAaacagtgatgctggtggtaCACACTATATTActagtgtgtgtctagtgtcaCTAGATGGATTAGCACTAGCTGTTACAGACTGTGAAAACAGGGACTGACTAACGATTGATTGCAATACAACTTACTATACTACTGTATTTTAGTGCAAATTAACTAACCAACATCAATAAATGTACCTTATGCTCATGGAAAGTAGGTAGAGTACACAATTAGCTAACACACACGATAAATCACATTCAGCTCAACCAAGCAACAAGAGGAAACATGATGATTTTGCGCATGCGCTAGAAAGGGGGAACAGGGGAACTGAATTCTCCAGAACAACAGCAGGAAATGGTTAATCTTTTTGGAGGGATGTTGAGTTGATAGACAGTAGAATGTAATTAATGACTTATTAAGTGATCTGACAGCCCACCTTTTTATCTTATCACCTCAAGTGGAATGTCTGAGCATTGGTGGGAGCTTcagatggtgcatataagacagAAATGGCAAGGGAGGGGAGAAGTTACAACATTAATGTGTCATAGAAAAGGGGTCACAAACAGAATACAAATAATATAGTTAAAGTGCTTTGTTTAGTTTAAAATAGGGAACTTTTGCATGTACTATATGATTTTACAGGCCCCATTAAGTTGCCAGTCATCTATCTCTTAAATGGTGAACATAGACTAGTTTGTCAATCATGAAGCCTTCTACTAATTATTCACTACTTTATGGAATGGTTTTGGTGGTGATTTTTAATCGTTTTAAGCATAACAATCTGTCTACCAACATTATGGTTTTAGAGTTTTGTATGTTTTGCCACTTGATGGTGCTGTGCAGCAACTCTGATAATTTAATGGACTGTGGACTCTTGTGTCCATCCTATGGTATTGTGGTTGTATCTGCTTTTTAACAAATGCTTGATGTAATTCTGAACATTCttttaattattttaatttgagcTCTTTATACATTATATTTTCCTATCCGTCAGTGGTTTGTTGTACCACCATGTTGTCTATTTATGTCGATTCATTTTTATTGTTCTTCTCTTAGTGAAAGATTAAAGAGTTGTAACCCAGTGTATCCCTAATTCATTAAGAATGTGTAGAAGTTATTTCTTTGACATTTGGTATGATTTTTTATCTGACCAAGTTAAATTGATAGAATATTGAAACAGGTGGTGCCTTTTAAATAGTAAGCAACATGAGTTTTAGCAGTGTGTGGTCGGTATTAATGACTCAATTACAGTCCATCGGTTAAGCCTGTTGTCTCTATTGATACCAGCTGTTGCCATACCAGAAATGAAGAGACACATATTTTAGTACGAACAGATGCAAATTTCAAATTGCAAATGGAAGTTCTTCAACAATCCTAGAATAACATCAATGATATAATAATGTTATGAGATGTTAAAGATAtattcaaacttttattttcctATTTTTTTTTCTGTGATCCTTTTACCAAATTTTGTGAAAACTGTGGTTGAGTGTAATGGGGCAATTACATAATTTACACATAATTCATCTTCTTAGCACACATAGCTTATGTTATAGGGTTTGAACAGTCCATTGGAGTATCTGGACTAAAATGCCAGAACTAAAGATTAGAATTATGGAGATAGAACTCAGTAAAGGTAACATCAATCAGTTCTTGTTTTGGTGAAGGACTACCATATTCAATTCCCATTAGCACCGTGATAAAGTGTTTAAACTATCTGTTGTCTTATTGCTTTCAAATTCAATGGACACAATGTGTAAATCAACATTTATTCTCTTTCAGATGGGGAAAAAGCGATGAGGTCATGTGCAAGCTCTCTTTGTGTTGACCTATGGTCCAAGCCCGATTATTAAAGAGAGGATCTTGGCAGCTGATGCAGTGGAGTAACCCCCTTGGCCCCCAGTCCTgaaccgagagagagggaggccaatTTGCTGTTCACTGTGATGAagcagagagagcaagagatatatatatatatatatagagagagagagagaggagagacagagggaagtgggaggcagagagagaggcccaatGCTGTCCATTGCATAGAGggcaagacagagggagagagcgagaggagagctGGGTAATCTGTTGCAGTGTAAACActggcctagaaaggccctggaatgtctctgcagtgggagtTAGAGGACGAGGTCAGACGGAGGCCAAGGCAGGTGGTATACATCAGCCCAAGAGTTGACGTCTCAGCACTAACTTATCCAAACAAGAGACAGGCGGTACACCAGGCCGCTcgtagagtaggaggaggaagataaggaggagtaggaagaggaggaggtagaggaaaaaAGGAGGAGTGTAGAGATGGAAAGACAACGACGGTGGTACAGAGCAGTCTGTTTTAATCCGGGCTTCCCTGTTTTTCCCTCCTCTATCCCAGATTTCACTAAACAGACGTTAGCATATGAGGCTAAACATGAAAGGGGACTATTGCCATACCAAAGCCCATGAGCTTGAAATCCGCACTGATCTTGTGAACTCCGGCCACAAATCACTCCCAGCAGGTTTAGAGATGGTTTATACTGCGCGACAGCACAAGAGATACAGCATCCTGGGCAGGCTGGAGGAATGTGGCATACAAGATGATCTGTTTCTCCACTGCCTTCTGGAGTGCTAACACTGGCCTATACACTGTCTCCTGAAGAAACAAACTTGCTCTTCAAACATCTTGCATTCTCTGTCACAGCAGTTGATCAGATATTCACTAATATGCACTAGCATGCACTAGCATAATAAGAGTCTGGTAAAGTCATATAAAGACTAGTTAGGATAATCTGGATTTTAAAAAAGGAGCCATTTTGTTGAAACATGGAACATGGAATTAGCTAACACTTTCTGTTCCAAATACcacatttttgttttcacaTCATTTTGAAATGCACATAaaataacttttttctttgtatttaacTTTGAAAGAATTACAGCTTATGTAACTCTCTTATAATATTTCTCAAATCAAGACTGACTTTTGGTTCATATTGATTCTAATTGACCATAAATGGGAATATTATTTCCATAGAAGTCATCAGTAATTACGAGCCTCTGGACTTGACCTAGTATGGAGTTGTATTAAGGGACTGTTTATACTGGCACATAATAACAGGTTGCATTGTGGGGAATCTTTTCAGAGCTTGGTGGAGAAAGAGGTGCTCTGTTCTTGTCTTGTTATGGCCAGGCAGAAACTTATACTGAACCTTCATTGTATTCATTGTATCTGTGATTTTAGTTGAAAGGATAGGCTGAGAATTTTACATTATGCACTAATTGGTATTTTAGCTAGGACTGGTAAATATTTACATATAAAATTAAATACaatagccacactgactccatctCTGAGTTTATTTCTTACTTAGAACATACAGTTCTTCCTGCGATGCTAGTCtgtttctgctctctgctcccacAGCTTGTCACCCATCACCAAATAAGGCAATGATGTAGCTACATGAGTTTCATGTGAAATTAGTCAGGTATTGTCGTGAGGCTGGAAATGTTAGAGAGACATTGTGAGTTTTGTCATTtgccaaaataataatgatgatatgcCTTATGAAGCGGATTGTCTGAAATGAACTGAGTGCTTTAAACTACCTACATCTTAATAAGTAACAGCACATAATGTTCTCAACATCAGAATTGTGTGTGCTGTCACTACAATTTAAAAGATAAACACATAATACTAAATACCATTGCAACTTAAATCAGTTTGATCATTTTAGATTTAAGTACACCATGACAGATAAAGACAAGTTGAGTATCCAGACTTTCATTAAGATGGTAGAGAGATCGTATACAGTGCAAGTGCATGCCTTCCTGTTTATGCTAATACTAGCTTGTTTCCCAAATAATTACAGTCCCACTTAACCTTCCTGCATGCGTAAATCTTTTTATGCGACCCCTTGACCTTTTACAGTACAAAATCACAAGGGTTGATAGACTCTAATATCAACCCTTCAACCTAATATCCTTATTCTTACTGGTTGGTAGCTCTACTGGCTTGAGAGAGCGACCACTCACATGATACAGTACTTGTGCAGAACACAAGTCATCCAGTTTAAATGTTTTCTGACGTGAGACTTGATGCAATATCTACTGCATGTTGGACTTAAGAAGAGTAGGGTAGACCCTTGAATAACTTTCTCACAGAGTTTGCAGCAACGAAAACAgctaattttttattctgtttGACTGACTGTTGAGATTGTAATAAATGGGGTTCTGGTTCTCACAAAGGCTATGTTGCATCCTAAGACCTAGAACTATAGACATAAAAATTGTCTACACCTACTAGATTGACAGTTTAGAATGTTTACACGTAGAACTTTACTTCAGGTGTTTCTCAACTTTTTGATTGTTTTGCTCTTCTACTGTACATTAACAGATTCCTTCACCTTGAACCGTTCATCTGTAGCTGTACTCTCTGGCTCTCAGCCCTTTGCTGTAAGATATTTTCTTTCTGGTTTATCACAGTTTAGAAACACTCACATATTTAAGGAATCCtggatatgtacagtatatgtagTGTATTTCCTTCACAATCTCTTCACAGATATTCACAGATATTTTCTGCAAAAATGTCCATTACAGTAGATAAACTATGATTGACTATGATGCTGCGGAGACAATGACATTTTTGCACAAGTACAGTGAGACAAATCTCGTCAAAATGGTATCTGGTAGTTGTGGATGATCAAATCAAaatttgtctttgtctctgaTATTTTTATATGGTAACTTTACCAAACTTTGACAACTCCTTGAGGGACGTGTAGCATTCAAACTCTTTTCTATGGCtacaaatgtaaatatatttacGACTGGAATTTTAGACTGAACTAGAAAACTGTGTTGACAAAGGCAAACATTTCAAGATCCAAGCCTGTCAAGACTAGGAAGCTGCAGATGCATTAATACTGTAGATTGTCACAAATGGGTTTATTTAACTCACTCCAGTAAACAAACAGGGGTTGAGTTTCTTCTTTAGGCTCTGTAtgagtgtgcacacacatgcatgttatTATGCCTCGTACATGTTACCATCCCAGTTAAGGGGAAAGTTTGAGAAAAAGTAGCAATTACACCCCCCCACATCCATTGTCTCAACTAGCTCATCTTCCATTTGGCCCTGAAAAGTACTCCCCAGTACCTCAGTCTGTTACATTTTTGATTAGCAATGGGCACCACACACACCGGGTGGCATCTAAATTATGCAATGTCAGCATCCTCTTATGGGCAAAAGTAGAGTTTGGTCGAGTTGTTAGAGAGAACACGT harbors:
- the oaz2a gene encoding LOW QUALITY PROTEIN: ornithine decarboxylase antizyme 2a (The sequence of the model RefSeq protein was modified relative to this genomic sequence to represent the inferred CDS: deleted 1 base in 1 codon); this encodes MLDTEESPVALLLKANICFPKEEAPGPLWCSDVPHPQLKIPGGRGTGRDPPLQKLLHNDGRLTVTQVTSVHGVFPILYFNYWLSEHHSVCWKTVVTADNLFLEIPGTLPEGSKEGLTSLLEFAEEELGVSHVFLWFSKSREDRSVLTRTFHYMGFEVVKPGHPLLPVRADLLFLVYSMAPACSDED